TTGGCATCAGACCCCGCAGGCGGACGGCTCAGGACCACCCGGCTGCCCCTGCCTCAGATGCCAGTTGCGCATCCCGGGGCTTCCTTTCCTCTGCCCTGCTGGCTGTGGGTGGGGCTTTCCCACAACCTCCTCTTGGGGTTTGATGGCTTACTGTAACAGCTTCTGGAACTTAGGTCACGTAGTTACTAGTTTATCATGAAGGCTACAACTAGGGAACAGCTGAAAAAGCTGTATCAAGCCCAGCAAGGGGGCAGGGGCTTCTGTGCGCTCCCTGGGTGCGCCACCCAGCACCTCCGCTTTCTCCCAGCTCCACAGCCTACGAAGTTTATAGAGGCTTCATTCCATGTGCATTGTTGAGTAAATTCTAGGCACTGGTGACTGGCTCCCCCTCcagccctcctctctccctggggGTCAGGGGTGAGGCTGAAGGTTCCATCCCTTTGACCATCGAAGCCCTGGTCCAGGAGCTGCCTCACTGTGCAGGCTcaggtgtggtggggaggggccgtAGCTACCAGCAGCCGCCCCGCTCTCCCTGCCTCTCAGAGAACTCCAGGGTCTCGGGGCTCTGGTTTCAGGACCTGGGGTCAAAGTCCCACCCAGTACAGATTTCTGCCACCCCATTCTCCCGGGGCCCAGAACAGGAACAAGGGAGAGACTGCCCCCAAACGTGACAGAGAGAACAGTCTTTCCTGGGCTTTCAGGGTTCAGGCCTACCTGTGCACTGCTGGGGACTGTGTGCTCAGCCCTGATCGTCACCTGCCCCATCAGCACATCACCCCCGTCCCGCAGCACATGTGTCGCTGGggtggccctggggtggggggccctggggctgggcgGCCGGGTTCAGTGCAGGCCACCTGCCCCCATTTTCCCACCAGCCGTGGGTGCCCGAGTTCTGTGACCGCATAACGTGTCCTAGGCTGAGGCTCACCCGGGATTCAGGTGTCTGCGTTTCCTAGACGTCCGTGATCTCCCTAGGCTGGGGGCTGGATTTCTACCCTGAAGGATGctaagcagagcagagcagattCCTTCCAGAGGAAAGGGAACGTGTTTCTAACCCAGTGTTTCTGTTCTGTAAAGGGTTGAGCACTTTCTCCCTGAGCTCGGGTGCTGGGTCCCAGCCCTTGGGGCTTGACTGGCTTTTGTCCCCTGGGTTGGGTGGGGAGCCAGGTGAGCTCTAGGTGGATGTAGTTATAGGGGTTCTGGGACCTCCCCACCTGGCCAAGGAGGGGCGGGCTTGGGGACCTGGACAGGGGACTTTTAAACCTTTAAAATGATGACAAGAAGAACACGGACTCCCAGAGGCTTCAGGGCCAGGCCATGTCAGCCGCCCCACGTACTGGCGTGCATGGTCGTGCCCCTCGTGTCTCAGGTGCCCTCCGCCCCCAGTTAGTGCTCAGGACTGTCTGTCCCTTGACTGTCCCTTGACTGCCGTGTGGCAGGAGTTGGGCTGGACTGTGGGTGTGACCTTGGAGCCTCTAGTGACCTTCCCATTCTTGGCAGCCGCTTACCCTGACTCAGATCCTTAGTGGGAATGGGCTGAGCCCAGGGATCAGGGGAgaccttcctggaggaggggtgTCTCAGGAAGGGCAGGAATGGAATCTGGGCAGTCGATGCAGCAGGAGCAGAGGCCTGGGAGCTTCTGGAAGAGGCAGGCTGGGCACGTGTGCATTCACTATGGGGCGTCCTGGCACCTGCCGTGCTCTGTGCCCAgaccccctgcctccctccttgcCTTGCTGGTTCCTTACCCTTGGGTCTCAGCTTTGGTGTCACCTCCTGGGGCAGCCTTCCCCTggctcacccccaccccgggggctgGGTCGAGCTCCCTACAGGCAGGTGCTGGGCCCACCTCCATGGTCTTAGCCAGCCAGAGGTCTTGGGAAGGTGTGGTGGTAAGTGGGGCCATGGAAGAGGCCCCGGGGTCCCAATGGCAGCATTCTCCTCCCTGCCAGCGGTACCTGGTGCCTCAGGCCCGTGCCCTGTGTGGCTTGGATGAGAGCAAGGCCAAGCTGTCATCAGACGTGCTGACCCTCCTCATCAAGCAGTACTGCCGGGAGAGTGGTGTGCGCAACCTGCAGAAGCAGGTGGAGAAGGTGAGCTGGGCAGACAGACCAGGAGGGCAGGGTCTGCAGCCTGTGCAGGTGGAAGGAGGGCCTTGAAGACAGGACGCCACCCCAGGCAGGGCACATCCTGCAGATCCCACCTTGGGGGGTCCCTAGAGGCATCTTGTCCACAGAGAcaggtggtgggagccaggggtggAGCAGGGAGCCGGTGCTTCCTGGGGACAGGGTCTTAGTTTGGGGAGGTGGAAAGTTCTACAGCTGGACGGTAGAGATGGCTGCACGACCACGTGAATGCGCTTCATGCCGTGAAGCCGTAAGCTTACAAAGGGGTGAAATGATCATGttttgtattttaccacaatgttAAAAATTAACTGGGGTGAGGGCCCATGCCCACTCGGCTGCCTTGCCTGCTCCAGGTGTTACGGAAGTCCGCCTACAAGATTGTCAGTGGGGAGGCGGACCTCGTAGAGGTGACGCCAGAGAATCTGCAGGACTTTGTGGGGAAGCCCGTGTTCACTGTGGAGCGCATGTACGATGTGACGCCCCCTGGTGTGGTCATGGGACTGGCCTGGACTGCCATGGGTGAGCAGCCTGGGCCAGGAGGTGGCCTGGGGctaggcggggtgggggggatggtgcCGCACGTCCTCCCTGGGAGACGCAGGAGGGCTGACAACTGCAGATCCCAAGTcctgcaaccccccccccacccctccacacccccccccccccccccccccggtgaaGGGAGTTGAGACACCAGGGGCTGATCAAGAAGGGTTATTTGCGTTGAGAGAAATCCCTTTTGCCTTGTGGGGGGAAAATGACACCCAGCAGGGGGCTTCCTTGTCCAGGTGACCTCActcagctcagcagggaggctggtcTCAGCTCCAGGGTGGTGGCAGGGTGGTGCTGTTGGGGGGCCTATGGGAAGCACGCAGGCTCTGAAGGGTGAAGGGTCTGCTTACTTAGACTGGATTTCAAGGAATCGGGGTTTGGAGCTGGCAGACTGCGCACTCGCGGTGTCTGTGTACACGGGGGCAGGCCGAAGCAGAGGCCAGGGCAGTCTGGCTGCGGGGCCAGTGCAGGGGCTGGGACGTGGAGGATGAGCAGGCAGTAGGCCAGGGAGAGCTAGGGGAGGGACAGTGttgcaggtgggggaggggttccTAGTGGCCCCactgtgggcggggggggggggggagcagctgTCCCTGGAATCTGAGGGGTCCCAGTGTTCACAGTCTCTGCCTGCTGGTCTCCCAGGGGGCTCCACGCTGTTTGTTGAGACCTCCCCTCGGAGGCCACGAGACAAGGACAGCAAGGGGGACAAGGATGGAAGCCTGGAGGTGACAGGCCAGCTGGGGGACGTGATGAAGGAGAGTGCTCGCATCGCCTACACCTTTGCCAGGGCCTTCCTGATGCAGCATGACCCCACCAACGACTACCTGGTGACCTCCCACATCCACCTGCACGTCCCTGAGGTGAGGCCTcacctcccacctctgcccccagccccctggcctgggcccagcccctgtgcagcctgcccaccccccacctgcatCTCCCCACCAGGGCGCCACCCCCAAGGATGGCCCAAGTGCCGGCTGCACCATTGTCACGGCCCTGCTCTCCCTGGCCATGGACCGGCCAGTACGGCCCAACCTGGCCATGACGGGCGAGGTCTCCCTCACGGGCAAGATCCTGCCGGTGGGTGGCATCAAGGAGAAGACCATCGCAGTGAGTgtcagcccctccccctggggCTTGGGAACCCCAGCCCCTTGCAGAGAATCTGGACCAGAGACCCCACGCTGTGGCACTGTCCTGTGACCTTGCACCCGTGCTGTTGGCCTCAAGTGGCAGGGGGTGGCCGTAGCCCCAGGTGGAGCGGAGTGTCCCAGCTGACGCTGCCCTGTAGTGGTCCTCAGCTCCTCAGGGCTCCTGCTTCCCCCTCAACCAAGCACTGAGAATGAGGGGTGCAGAGAGCAGGACGGGTGGGCATATGGGGCTGCAACGAGGTCTACCCTGACCAGTTGACCCTCTGTTGGACTCCATCCCTCTTCGTTGAGCCCTGCATCTCCTGCCATCTGAAACCTGGCCCTCCCGTGTCCCCCACCCCTTGGACAAGGCAGGGTCTGTGGCTGGGACATGCACAGGCCCTCCACCCTGAGCCTTGCTTTCCTCCCTTgtaagggggggggagggagtcAGAGGCAGCAGCACAGCCCCTCACAGGCGAGTCACCTCTACCTCCACAGCAGCAGAGGGGGTGCAGTGGGAATGTGCTGGCCTTGGTCTGGAGACTCGGCCCTTCCTAGGCCAGCTTCTCCGTTAGGGGAGCTCAGGAGCTCACAGGTGCCGGCAGGACGTGCACAAAgcctcccggggccctgggagagCAGGCTCCAGGACCAGAGGCCAGGCGTGGggtccagctgctgctgctgggagcCCTCAAGCGGGGGAGCCAGGCTGGGGCCCTTCCGCCAGGCCGACCTGCGGCACCCCCCTTCCAGGCAAAGCGTGCTGGAGTGACGTGCATCGTGCTGCCAGCCGAGAACAAGAAGGACTTCTACGACCTGGCGGCCTTCATCACCGAGGGCCTGGAGGTCCACTTCGTGGAGCACTACCGCGAGATCTTCAGCATCGCCTTCCCCGAGGAGCCCGCGGAGGCCCTGGCCGTGGAGCGGTGACGGCAGCCCGGGCTCCGCTGGCACGGGCGGCCCGGTGGGGCCACAGGGCGCCGGGCCGGAGCTCTGGGCAGCTGCGCCGCCAGGAGGCTCAGGAGAGGCCCGCGCGCAAGGACTTGGCTTAATCACGGAGTCCGGCATAGATGAACTATTTAATGATGATTAAAACCCTTTCCAGTACTGCCCGGCTGCCCGCGTGTCTGTGCAGCGCCCCGACCCCGACCCTCCCGGTGCGCCCGGACCAGCACAAGACCCCGAGGTTCCGAGAAGGCTTTATTGTTACGGGAGGGGGGTCAGTCCTTCTTGGCGGCCGCTTTCCGCATGGCCGCCAGCACGTTGCTcagctcctctctcttcctcttggcGCGGATGTGCGTCCCGACCTGCGGCGCGGGGAGAGCGGTCGGCGCGGGCCCGGGGTCTGGGTCCGGctaccccccccgcccccccccgccccccacctacCCGCTTCTTGATGAACTTGAGGGCGCGCTTGTCCTTGGACACCTTGAGCAGCTCCATGGCCCGCCGCTCGTACGGGGCGAAGCCGCACACCTCCCGGATCATGTCCCGCACGAACTTGGTGTGCTTGGTGAGGCGCTGCGGGGACGgcgctcagggctcagggctcggCCCCGgtccgcgcccgcgcccgccgcccgccccccctccccgcccgcacTCACCCCGCGGCGGCGGCTGTGCCTCGGCTTGCTCACGTTCTTCGTCACCTTGTGGCCCTTGTTGAGGCCCACGGCCATGGGGTAGCGCAGAGCCATGGCTGCAGGCGGCTGGGGGGACGGACGCGGAGGTGAGTCCGGGCTCGGGCCCCCGCCGCCCGGAACCCCGCGTCCCGACTCCCCCGGACTCGCTCGCTGCGCCCGGCCACGGCCCTGagccgccccggggccccggagACGGGATGGCGGCGGATCCTACCCGGCCGGCGCCCCACTGACCTGCTGCTGCTCGATGCTCCGGCGGCGGAAGGGCCGTGGGCCCGCGGAACTCTGGGATATCTAGCTcccgcggggcgggcgggccagACGGGCCGGGAGGCCGCGCGCTCCCCCTGGCGGCTGGAGGCCGCGCGGCCCCTGCGCGTGCGCGCTTGCACCAGCCGTCCCAAACCACGCTTCAGCCTGGGCTGCGCGTCCTTTCCCGGTGGTTGGGAGTTCGAATCCTGCTTCTGCAGCTGGCTGGCTGGAATCCCACCTCGGCCGCTGGCTTGCTGACCCTGCGCCAGGGGCTTCACCTCCCAGGACCTGAATTTCTTCATGTATAGG
This window of the Canis lupus dingo isolate Sandy chromosome 20, ASM325472v2, whole genome shotgun sequence genome carries:
- the RPL36 gene encoding 60S ribosomal protein L36; the encoded protein is MALRYPMAVGLNKGHKVTKNVSKPRHSRRRGRLTKHTKFVRDMIREVCGFAPYERRAMELLKVSKDKRALKFIKKRVGTHIRAKRKREELSNVLAAMRKAAAKKD